A section of the Candidatus Omnitrophota bacterium genome encodes:
- a CDS encoding alpha/beta hydrolase, giving the protein MKQHRIFRLSLLIMLLLGGLGLSPVLAQIDPQQNVETVKIAISTDGTAINYCEHGQEDPTLVFVHGWSCDASYWREQVEYFKKKYHMVLIDLAGHGRSGSERENYTMEAFGHDVKAVVESIGAEKVILIGHSMGALVIAKAARLMPEKAIGLVAVDDLQNVEYPLGEEQFREMTAPFKEDFKQGVRDFVIGMLRSDNSPVNEWVISDMSLANPKVALSAINESLGEYLVGDVAKLFDELDIPVIAVNADLWPTDVEANRRHIKDFELIELDGLDHFLMLKAPERFNPALEQAIKMILKK; this is encoded by the coding sequence GTGAAGCAACACAGAATTTTTAGGTTATCACTTTTAATAATGCTCTTGCTGGGTGGGCTCGGGCTTTCGCCTGTCCTTGCGCAGATCGATCCTCAGCAGAATGTTGAGACAGTCAAAATAGCGATCTCTACTGACGGCACAGCGATCAATTATTGCGAGCATGGGCAAGAGGATCCGACACTCGTATTCGTCCACGGATGGAGTTGTGACGCGAGCTACTGGAGAGAACAGGTTGAGTATTTCAAGAAGAAGTATCACATGGTTCTGATTGATCTGGCTGGGCATGGTCGTTCTGGGAGCGAACGTGAAAACTACACTATGGAAGCTTTTGGTCATGATGTTAAGGCTGTCGTCGAGAGTATCGGAGCAGAGAAGGTAATCTTGATCGGTCATTCCATGGGTGCCCTTGTAATCGCAAAGGCGGCCCGCTTGATGCCAGAGAAAGCTATTGGATTGGTCGCGGTTGATGACCTTCAGAACGTGGAGTATCCTCTGGGGGAAGAACAGTTCAGGGAGATGACTGCACCATTCAAAGAAGATTTCAAACAGGGTGTCAGAGATTTCGTTATAGGTATGTTGCGTTCTGACAACTCGCCGGTCAATGAATGGGTGATCTCTGATATGTCTTTGGCTAATCCCAAGGTTGCGCTCAGTGCAATAAACGAGTCATTAGGCGAGTATCTGGTAGGTGATGTGGCCAAGTTGTTTGATGAATTGGACATTCCAGTTATAGCTGTGAACGCCGACCTTTGGCCAACAGATGTCGAAGCGAACAGACGGCACATAAAGGACTTTGAATTAATCGAGTTGGACGGACTGGATCATTTTCTGATGCTTAAAGCACCTGAGCGTTTCAACCCAGCGCTTGAGCAAGCTATTAAAATGATACTTAAGAAATAA
- a CDS encoding helix-turn-helix domain-containing protein, with translation METLTVEELAKYLKLHQYTIRRLARTGKIPSFKAGGQWRFRKDEIYKWSISNREHK, from the coding sequence GTGGAAACTCTCACCGTAGAAGAACTAGCTAAATATCTAAAACTCCACCAATATACAATCCGCCGCCTTGCACGAACTGGAAAAATTCCATCTTTTAAAGCTGGAGGACAGTGGAGGTTTCGTAAGGATGAAATCTATAAATGGTCTATTTCAAATAGGGAGCATAAATGA
- a CDS encoding helicase, whose amino-acid sequence MSTQFITNQDRLLSDVVNNILPSSKNLYFLIGYFYFSGFEEVYKNVKDKEIKILVGLEIEHDITNKIREFEIIQEVNTSGGKIKDSYFKSLVKLFNDTDFFDSHVKQEAFKIFLDKIKDGSLEIRKTRQPNHAKLYIFENQEKFSQGGDYPGTVITGSSNFTRSGFKGRFEINVVSRDARNFSEAYKIFQDLWKNSVVIVDKENIEDFFSNVIDNIWLDRIPRPFLVYVRVLEEYFLEYNRDFVRLPAEITRGRYINLKYQIDAIKRALDVLKRHNGVIIADVVGLGKSIIASAAAHNLNLKSIVIVPPHLKAQWDDYRYDFEFNAKVYSSGKIEQALKENIQEEEQLVIVDEAHKYRNELTRDYASLHKLCQRNKVMLLSATPFNNRPQDVFSMVKLFQIPTRSTIQTVDNLSFQFKKLVSEFQKIKQDQQGKKVSNKVIASRVKEVANGIRDILSPLVIRRSRLDLDAIEEYKEDLKRQKIQFPKVNPPEILDYELEDLSDIYIDTLDTICPEDENAGFIGARYKPTSYIKDFDKYKDRIAKEMGVDENLLRQTQVNLAKFMKRLLVRRFESSVYAFQKTLDSLIRNSELMRDWYDKLGKIPIYKKGNLPDVDILQESVGEDLDEELREATLEEELKEHIEKGLWLIDKKELRKQFIEDINSDIKMLKEVREEWFEEGFPKDPKLEHLKEILLEKLKSEPDRKIVIFTEFADTAGHLYKNLKETLRVFKYSAQDASEKNKRIIKENFDAGYRVQVNDYDVLIATDAISEGFNLHRAGIVFNYDIPYNPTRVIQRVGRINRINKKVFDELFIYNYFPTVTGEEATRIKQVSTLKIAMVHALFGEDTKILTKDEELQRYFADKFEETLRNEEELSPEAKHENFIKKLRISEPRVIEEALNLPRRSRVKRTVKKDKKGVIIFGKKGEEHAFKYGNKQVESVSLSIPQALELFKAKAEEKGEKTGKSFDEIYENVRIKLFSKRTEVAKDRGKRDTIDKVNVLKNKLPKVKDYLEDLLYVVNDLDALPDRYEKLIRAVDSKSLEEDFKILQKEVPHKYLIQIIDREQRIEEGKETLILSEELI is encoded by the coding sequence ATGAGCACTCAATTTATCACAAATCAGGATAGGCTTCTTTCAGATGTCGTAAATAATATCTTGCCTTCCTCAAAAAATCTATATTTTTTAATTGGATATTTCTATTTCTCTGGCTTTGAAGAAGTCTACAAGAATGTCAAAGACAAAGAAATCAAGATATTAGTAGGTTTAGAGATAGAGCATGACATTACCAATAAAATCAGAGAATTTGAAATCATTCAAGAAGTGAATACTTCAGGCGGTAAAATAAAAGATAGTTATTTTAAGTCTTTAGTTAAGCTATTTAATGATACAGATTTTTTCGATTCACATGTAAAACAAGAAGCCTTTAAGATATTTTTAGATAAAATTAAGGACGGCTCGTTAGAGATTAGAAAGACTCGTCAGCCTAATCACGCCAAGCTCTACATATTTGAAAATCAAGAGAAGTTTAGTCAAGGTGGAGATTATCCTGGTACAGTTATTACTGGATCTAGCAACTTTACTAGGTCTGGTTTCAAGGGGCGGTTTGAGATAAATGTTGTTTCAAGAGATGCTCGTAATTTCAGTGAAGCTTATAAGATTTTTCAAGATTTGTGGAAAAATTCTGTAGTGATAGTTGATAAAGAAAATATTGAAGATTTTTTCAGCAATGTAATAGATAATATTTGGTTAGATAGAATTCCTAGACCATTTTTAGTTTACGTGCGTGTATTAGAAGAATATTTTCTCGAATATAATAGGGATTTTGTAAGGTTGCCCGCTGAGATTACAAGGGGTAGATACATTAATCTCAAATATCAAATTGATGCAATAAAGCGCGCTTTGGATGTGCTGAAGAGGCACAACGGCGTAATTATTGCTGACGTAGTAGGCTTAGGCAAGAGTATTATTGCTTCTGCGGCTGCTCACAATCTGAATCTAAAAAGTATTGTTATTGTCCCTCCTCACCTAAAAGCCCAATGGGATGACTATCGTTATGATTTTGAATTTAATGCCAAGGTTTACAGCTCTGGTAAAATAGAGCAAGCGTTAAAAGAAAATATTCAAGAGGAGGAGCAGCTCGTCATTGTTGATGAGGCCCATAAATATAGAAACGAATTAACTAGGGATTACGCAAGTTTACATAAATTATGTCAGCGTAATAAAGTAATGCTTCTATCAGCTACCCCGTTTAACAATCGGCCTCAGGACGTATTTTCAATGGTTAAATTATTTCAAATACCCACGAGATCGACTATTCAGACTGTAGATAATCTTTCGTTCCAATTTAAAAAACTTGTTTCGGAATTCCAAAAGATTAAACAAGATCAGCAAGGCAAAAAAGTAAGCAACAAGGTGATCGCCTCTCGCGTAAAAGAGGTAGCTAATGGGATCAGGGACATATTGTCGCCTTTGGTGATTAGACGGTCCAGATTAGATTTAGACGCCATAGAAGAATATAAAGAAGATTTAAAGCGTCAAAAGATTCAATTTCCTAAAGTTAATCCACCTGAGATTCTTGATTATGAATTAGAGGATCTAAGTGATATTTATATAGATACTCTTGATACTATATGCCCTGAAGATGAAAATGCAGGATTTATTGGAGCTAGGTACAAGCCGACCAGTTATATTAAGGATTTTGATAAATATAAGGATAGAATCGCAAAAGAAATGGGAGTTGATGAGAATTTATTACGTCAAACTCAAGTAAACTTAGCGAAGTTTATGAAGCGTTTATTGGTCCGTAGATTCGAGAGTTCAGTATATGCATTTCAGAAGACCCTTGATTCATTAATTCGTAATTCGGAACTTATGCGCGATTGGTATGATAAATTAGGTAAGATTCCAATATACAAAAAGGGTAATCTACCAGATGTAGATATACTTCAGGAATCTGTCGGAGAAGATTTAGATGAAGAGTTAAGAGAAGCCACGCTTGAAGAGGAGTTAAAAGAACATATAGAAAAAGGCCTGTGGCTCATAGATAAAAAGGAGCTTAGAAAACAATTTATAGAGGATATTAATAGTGATATTAAGATGCTTAAAGAAGTTAGGGAGGAATGGTTTGAAGAAGGATTTCCGAAAGACCCTAAGCTCGAACACCTAAAAGAAATTTTACTAGAAAAGTTGAAATCAGAACCTGATAGAAAAATAGTTATTTTTACTGAGTTTGCGGATACAGCTGGACATTTATACAAAAACCTTAAAGAAACTCTAAGGGTTTTTAAGTATTCTGCTCAAGACGCAAGTGAGAAAAACAAAAGGATAATTAAAGAAAATTTTGATGCCGGCTACCGAGTTCAGGTAAATGATTATGATGTATTGATTGCTACTGATGCAATTTCAGAAGGGTTTAATCTGCACAGGGCAGGAATTGTTTTTAACTACGATATTCCTTATAATCCAACTAGGGTTATTCAAAGAGTAGGCCGCATAAATCGTATTAATAAAAAGGTATTTGATGAGCTGTTTATCTATAACTACTTTCCTACTGTAACTGGAGAGGAAGCAACAAGGATAAAACAAGTTTCTACTTTAAAGATCGCAATGGTACATGCACTTTTTGGAGAGGATACTAAAATACTTACTAAAGATGAGGAACTTCAAAGATACTTTGCTGATAAATTTGAGGAAACTTTAAGGAATGAAGAAGAGCTTTCACCAGAAGCTAAACATGAGAATTTCATCAAGAAATTACGTATTTCTGAACCACGCGTGATTGAAGAGGCTTTAAATTTACCACGGCGTTCTCGTGTTAAAAGAACGGTTAAAAAGGATAAAAAAGGTGTAATTATCTTTGGCAAGAAAGGTGAAGAGCATGCTTTTAAATATGGAAATAAACAAGTTGAGTCAGTTTCTTTAAGTATTCCTCAGGCTTTGGAATTATTCAAAGCAAAGGCTGAAGAGAAAGGCGAGAAAACTGGTAAATCTTTCGATGAAATTTATGAAAATGTTAGAATAAAACTATTTTCTAAAAGAACTGAAGTCGCTAAAGATAGAGGAAAAAGAGATACTATTGATAAAGTGAATGTTTTGAAAAACAAGCTTCCTAAGGTAAAAGATTATTTAGAAGATTTGTTGTATGTTGTGAATGATTTGGATGCTTTGCCGGATAGATATGAGAAATTAATAAGGGCAGTTGATTCAAAAAGCTTAGAGGAAGATTTTAAGATTTTACAGAAAGAAGTGCCTCATAAATATCTTATCCAAATTATTGATAGAGAGCAGCGTATTGAAGAAGGCAAAGAGACCTTAATTTTATCAGAGGAATTAATTTAA
- a CDS encoding DUF2924 domain-containing protein, whose protein sequence is MKETLETKIADLKKKTIPKLQKKYEELFNGQKATSDNKIYLIRRIAYGLQELKYGSLSQKAENRLRELIKLYDPVNNKSIRPKISLETQARKKSLGRDRRLPIPGSVIIKKYKGKNIQVKVLDNGFEYNGKIYKHLTTIAEEITGVHWNGYNFFNL, encoded by the coding sequence ATGAAAGAGACGTTAGAAACCAAAATTGCGGATCTCAAAAAGAAGACCATTCCTAAGCTCCAAAAGAAATACGAAGAGCTATTTAATGGCCAAAAGGCGACTTCGGACAATAAAATCTACCTAATAAGAAGGATTGCCTACGGCCTGCAGGAGCTTAAATATGGCAGCTTATCGCAAAAAGCGGAAAATAGGCTTAGAGAACTTATAAAACTTTATGATCCTGTTAATAATAAGTCGATTAGACCGAAGATAAGCCTTGAAACGCAGGCAAGAAAGAAAAGCCTTGGAAGAGACCGACGCCTTCCTATTCCAGGAAGTGTTATCATCAAGAAATATAAAGGCAAAAATATCCAGGTCAAGGTGCTTGATAATGGCTTTGAATATAACGGGAAGATATATAAGCATCTTACCACCATAGCTGAAGAAATAACCGGAGTGCATTGGAACGGCTATAATTTTTTTAATTTATGA
- a CDS encoding nitroreductase family protein: MSSEKNKVINPVIEAINKRLSVRSYEPKPIARNVISTIIEAGNQAPFMSEKHGKPEDLIQPWRFVVVEDSEFKQKLVQATEPIRSRFIEGMKETVPEMHKQVMKFYKEIGEPKDMVYYSAPVILFVIGPAGSDISCALACENIMIAATSFGLGSCYVGFGAMVTDDADIVEALELTEDERIFGPIVLGYPKSYSSAPDTIRPNKKEPRIKWI, encoded by the coding sequence ATGTCATCAGAAAAAAACAAGGTAATAAACCCCGTAATTGAAGCCATAAACAAGAGGTTGTCTGTCAGGTCTTATGAGCCAAAACCAATTGCGAGAAATGTCATCAGTACGATCATCGAGGCTGGCAATCAGGCACCTTTTATGTCGGAGAAGCATGGGAAGCCTGAAGACCTTATTCAGCCTTGGCGGTTTGTTGTTGTGGAAGATTCAGAGTTTAAGCAAAAACTAGTTCAGGCTACCGAACCTATCAGGTCAAGGTTCATCGAAGGCATGAAGGAGACTGTGCCTGAAATGCACAAGCAGGTAATGAAGTTCTACAAGGAGATAGGCGAACCCAAAGATATGGTTTATTATTCTGCACCTGTCATCCTCTTTGTCATAGGCCCAGCGGGATCTGATATAAGTTGCGCGCTTGCCTGTGAAAACATCATGATTGCCGCAACCTCTTTTGGTCTGGGAAGCTGTTATGTGGGATTCGGCGCAATGGTCACAGACGATGCTGATATCGTAGAAGCCCTTGAGCTAACGGAGGATGAACGAATCTTCGGGCCTATCGTGCTTGGCTATCCAAAAAGCTATTCCAGTGCACCGGATACTATACGGCCGAATAAAAAAGAACCCAGGATTAAATGGATCTAG
- a CDS encoding MBL fold metallo-hydrolase: MATDFKSKQFAAGSCYSYILSSNSQALIVDPHISLLEEYKKYLDKNKLRLKFVVDTHTHADHFSLAAILKDKFNASVLMHEKAISEVADKRLKDGDEVVLGQKHFKVLYAPGHTDDTISIHGEGMVFTADVLLIGSVGRTDFQNGSHESMFDTLQRLKNLPNETIVFPAHDYNGRKSSTIVKEKTTNPFMKESSKDAFIQNARSKKLPKPFNIDNIIRVNQKGQAKTLEIIAPKVAQEIIAKDSNVKLLDVRSALEYNEVHINHSMNVPIDMISSKIKDLSESAQAYIVLCHTGNRSPMAADMLLQSGIRSVKVMSGGMTRWQKERLPVVKGEGGISLERQVRIIAGVLVLFGIIMAQFVNNAFIWIAVWVCCGLIFAGLTNNCLMGMILMKLPYNKKMYKAKLGGGTCSISQ; this comes from the coding sequence ATGGCGACAGATTTTAAGTCAAAACAATTTGCTGCTGGAAGTTGTTACTCTTATATTTTGAGTTCAAATTCACAAGCTTTAATTGTCGACCCGCATATAAGTTTATTAGAGGAATATAAGAAATACTTGGATAAGAATAAACTTAGGCTTAAGTTTGTAGTTGATACGCATACTCATGCGGACCATTTCTCTTTAGCTGCGATACTAAAAGATAAGTTTAATGCGTCTGTATTGATGCATGAAAAGGCCATATCAGAAGTAGCAGATAAAAGACTTAAAGATGGCGATGAGGTTGTCCTTGGTCAAAAACATTTTAAAGTCTTGTATGCACCAGGGCATACTGACGATACTATCAGTATTCATGGGGAAGGTATGGTGTTTACAGCTGATGTGCTTTTGATAGGAAGCGTAGGTAGGACAGATTTCCAAAATGGTTCTCACGAATCTATGTTTGATACTTTACAAAGACTAAAGAACCTTCCGAATGAAACAATAGTATTTCCTGCTCATGATTATAACGGAAGAAAGTCTTCTACAATAGTTAAAGAAAAGACAACAAATCCTTTTATGAAGGAGAGTAGTAAAGATGCATTTATTCAGAATGCCCGTTCTAAAAAGCTACCCAAACCTTTTAATATTGATAACATTATTCGGGTAAATCAAAAAGGCCAAGCTAAAACTTTAGAGATAATTGCACCCAAAGTTGCACAGGAGATTATAGCTAAGGACTCAAATGTTAAATTATTAGATGTGCGCTCAGCTTTAGAATATAATGAAGTCCATATCAATCACTCTATGAATGTTCCAATAGATATGATTAGTTCTAAAATAAAGGATTTGAGTGAATCTGCTCAGGCATATATAGTTTTGTGCCACACAGGGAATCGTTCTCCCATGGCAGCGGATATGTTACTGCAGTCAGGTATTCGTTCGGTAAAGGTGATGTCAGGGGGAATGACACGTTGGCAGAAGGAAAGGCTTCCTGTTGTAAAGGGAGAAGGTGGTATTTCATTAGAGCGGCAAGTCAGAATAATTGCTGGGGTATTGGTATTGTTTGGAATAATAATGGCTCAGTTTGTGAATAATGCTTTTATTTGGATTGCAGTCTGGGTTTGTTGTGGACTTATTTTTGCTGGATTGACAAACAATTGTCTTATGGGTATGATACTGATGAAATTGCCCTATAATAAGAAAATGTATAAAGCTAAATTAGGAGGTGGAACCTGTTCAATTAGTCAGTAG
- a CDS encoding recombinase family protein: protein MKTIEPKEKQIINCAIYTRKSVSDGLERDFTTLDAQRESCESYIASQKNEGWVASPEYYDDGGFTGANTDRPALQRLLTDIKANKINCVVVYKVDRLSRSLLDFAELLSVFEKHGATFVSVTQHFNTQNSMGRLTLNILLSFAQFEREIISERTRDKMGAAKRKGKWIGGRPSLGYSIDKKKHKLVINPKEAKLIRKIFNLYIEKRSLLSVTISMNDLGYTTKQHTSEKGRKFGGIQFTSNGIQLILRNVLYAGKVSYQAELYPGEHEAIISKETFQKAQSILAENRPDWKMTKKTKHVGLLTGLLRCKACNCAMYFSYNIKANKYKYHYYLCMSASKRGYKTCPTRLLSAQKIEQKIIELLKTLTPLPKLDEKVWDTFSLQDKIAIIKTVLKEASFDGNKGILEIVLLKDNKKRQYKVELKELKNLPVPPNQINIKNEPLLRQRLILAHQIQDVIASDRVKDLKQMAEWLNLGDVKIYLIMNALMLAPNIQEEILLSDNKNISLIPEYKINKICRELNWEKQNEMWQKLLKNPTA, encoded by the coding sequence ATGAAAACCATAGAACCTAAAGAGAAACAGATTATTAATTGCGCTATTTATACGCGCAAATCGGTCAGCGATGGACTTGAGCGTGACTTTACTACCTTGGATGCCCAGCGCGAGTCCTGTGAAAGCTACATTGCCAGCCAGAAAAACGAAGGCTGGGTAGCTTCGCCAGAATACTACGATGACGGTGGATTCACCGGTGCCAATACAGACAGACCTGCACTTCAAAGGCTTCTTACTGACATCAAAGCCAATAAAATTAATTGCGTAGTAGTCTATAAGGTTGATCGCCTATCACGCTCACTTCTTGATTTTGCAGAGCTCCTGTCTGTATTTGAAAAACATGGTGCCACTTTCGTATCAGTAACACAGCACTTTAATACGCAAAACTCGATGGGCAGGCTTACGCTTAATATCCTCCTCTCTTTTGCGCAGTTTGAACGCGAAATAATCAGCGAAAGAACCCGCGACAAGATGGGCGCTGCTAAGAGAAAAGGCAAATGGATCGGAGGAAGACCATCTTTAGGCTATAGCATCGATAAGAAAAAACATAAGCTCGTAATTAACCCGAAGGAAGCCAAGCTTATACGCAAAATCTTTAACCTATATATTGAGAAGCGCTCACTTTTGTCAGTAACGATATCTATGAATGACCTTGGATACACAACTAAACAGCATACATCTGAAAAAGGCAGAAAATTCGGTGGGATTCAGTTTACAAGCAACGGTATTCAGCTAATCTTAAGAAATGTGCTTTACGCCGGCAAGGTTTCATACCAGGCCGAGTTATATCCGGGAGAACATGAAGCGATTATTTCGAAAGAAACCTTCCAGAAAGCACAAAGCATACTTGCAGAAAACAGGCCTGACTGGAAAATGACCAAAAAGACTAAACATGTAGGGTTGCTTACCGGACTCCTACGCTGTAAAGCTTGCAACTGCGCGATGTACTTCTCCTACAATATCAAAGCCAACAAATACAAGTATCACTACTACCTTTGTATGAGTGCCAGTAAGCGCGGCTACAAAACCTGTCCTACCCGCTTACTGAGCGCGCAGAAGATTGAACAGAAAATCATCGAATTGCTCAAAACCTTGACTCCTCTGCCGAAGCTCGACGAGAAAGTATGGGATACCTTTAGCTTGCAGGATAAAATTGCGATTATAAAAACAGTCCTTAAAGAGGCGAGTTTCGATGGTAACAAAGGCATACTTGAAATCGTTTTGCTAAAAGACAATAAGAAACGTCAATATAAGGTAGAACTCAAGGAACTCAAAAACCTGCCGGTTCCTCCTAATCAGATAAATATTAAGAACGAACCACTGCTACGACAAAGGTTAATCTTAGCGCATCAAATACAAGACGTAATCGCTAGCGACCGAGTGAAAGACTTAAAACAAATGGCTGAGTGGCTTAACTTAGGCGATGTTAAAATCTACTTAATCATGAACGCGCTAATGCTTGCGCCAAACATTCAAGAAGAAATCCTTCTTTCCGACAATAAGAACATCTCATTAATCCCCGAATACAAGATCAACAAAATCTGCCGAGAGTTAAATTGGGAAAAACAAAACGAAATGTGGCAGAAGCTGCTAAAAAACCCTACCGCGTAA